The genomic segment TGAATACAAACACATAGGTattcattcatacatatttacttGTGAAATTACATGTTTATAATAGTCCAatcaatttcataataatattgattattttagaGCATGCTTTGTGCCAAAATCAACcataatgaaatgtaaataaataattttattgaatgattgttgttttttttactattaatcTTAAATATTCTAGCGGttttatgtaacattttatCATTTGAGGGACAATCAGAGATGTATAATGTCTtcttttgaggggggggggggggtggaatcttccaatgacttctcctgcctaaggtgaggcgggagggagtgtcagacttactttgtaacctacttgcaaaaaaaatcttttaataccGCTAGTATATTTAagatgtattattatgttaaaaacatattattgaaTAAGTTCCAACTTAAATAcctaaaatctaaatattcagggcaacaattaatttaattaaaaaattatcatCGCGACACAAGCataatcaacatttttttttatttaatattaataatattaaatacagtcTAAAAATtagttagtttataataataataataataagtccgcaaggcagcttgtggcgagctgttgggcagtggcgaccccacggacctgactcacgggagaggccctactttttaactccggttagtactcgtgactatccggagtggcctctcctacctcactcttgccttaatcggctggtttgagtggagattcgcaagagtggagttgccttcagctccacttgggggaaggacgtatcccagtaagatgctggtaggggtcttgaccgtacttccgggattgctctgatagccgtgggatgcctccccttcctcaagcagctcaacggatgttgcttcccttgtcgctacatgctagcggccgtttccggggcccactattgagtttgcgagtcaccccctgcctgtttatccgtatttttcaatattggtcaggggcaggggccatagtccccatagttaaccggttaactattccacagccacccacacccatatccctatcatttccttttaccatatctcgcaatagtcctgcatcaaccggggattgtcctttggtgtacttccatagtgcatacagggataatcgccggctgatgtcccattacatttagatcaaaattgttcaacgggcctctgcgagttggcttcggcccctcgtacgccttccaaaggtccgggaccctgtggtcccgagattatgtaaagaacagacataataataattcactaaattatcataatattaccagtaattaatattgtgatgtttattttattactttattttggtattttataagGGATATTCTAGGAAATTGGGGGATGTTTTAGACAAACCATAGCATCAGTCCTTTCAATTGGCTGCCAAGTAACCTGTAGCGGGTTCTATTCTCGCACGaagctactctttgtgtgatccacaaattgttgtttcgggtctggttgtcatgtgtatctgaacgtttatatttgtaaacacaaccacgacaagtgtggggtaacgtctttaaaaaatgtgtatACAGAGGCTCACATTTACATTATTTGATGATTATCATCACGCTTTTAattccctgaaggggtagacagatgTATTTATACATGTTatgtacaaatacatttttagaatatccgcaacgcaacgcaacgtcacgccttttatccccgaaggagtaggcagaggtgctcattatgactgcctcgttggtcgagtggggtcaaggggtctcgggttcgattcacgggtcgggcaaagtattttaGAATATCCCTTATAAAATAACCCCGGTACATTGGTCTTATATGGTCAGTCTActctgaataaataaaaaataacatgtttttttttctagaaatcGGTTATCATTTATTATGTCATGACCTAAATAATTAACAGTctaaagttaaattaatgttaagcTTTGGGTTATTAACGAGTAGCTTAAAAACATTGGTTCTTAGCCCAAGCCCTAACTTTTACTTGTGAAGAGTTCCGTCACGGGAATCGAATGTGACATTTTTGTTAGCTACGTGCTAACTATCAGACTAAatggtgaaattaaaaatttagttttgtaacaaaatctAGATAATTTATCTATCGTTattaaaccatgattttttaatacaaaaaaccGCTCCCAAATCACACACGTCGCAATACTCTCGCTCTTACCCCCTTAGCAATAAGgatcaaaattcaaaatcaataataattaataattctttaaagaaattaaaaagtaaattatcaCAACTGTTCACAAGTATCAGTGTTGTGTCATCGCAAGCTAGTCGGTTCTGTCCCCGGCTGGGCATCGAACCTGTTTACCACAGTCCTGAAGACTTGCCGCCTGGTGGGTTCCTCACGCGAACTGAAGTCTTGGTGTCCAGACCTTCGATTTCTTCtgcaaattgaaaatataagtTTGTGAGTAAGATTACTAGTCGTTAAGAATGAATGGAGTTTtaatggtataaaccggtaaacaaacagactgatcatctgatggtaagcaatcgccgccgccctaggacaaacaccagacgcgttacaagtgcgttgccggccttttgaggtgGGTGTTGGATGAATCAGACCAACACTTCGTgaatcaaacaaagagttgctccgttcgggaatcgaacccgctagccggttgcctagccatcGCGCTAATCGTGCACTCATAATTTTGTGTATATCCCTAATtcaactataataatatgtgcacGATTATATATTATAGTTGAATTACTACTCATAGTATAAAAAAGACCTCAAATTCAGCTCTTGCCACCACTCCCTCAATCAAAACCGTCAAAATAGATCCaaagctataaaaaaataataacttactgCTGATAGAGAAGGTGGAAGTCTGCAGGTTCCTCTGTCCCGGCTCCCGCATCTTCCTTCCAGTGGGTGTGCTACACCCGGACACTGATAGGCTCTCCACGCTCTTGTTCATCAGACCTAGATCTAGAATATAGGATCAAAGTTAGGTCTTAGGTCTCGTGGGTTCAGTAGGAAGGTAATTAGTTacacttattaaaattttgccTTATTTTGGGTGTGTGAACGAGATATTTGACCATTTTATCAAATTTAATAGTTTTGGAAAGAAAGAAGTttataagattcgtagcaattggcgtagcaattgtctctgcttacctccatgggagacaggcgtgaggttatgtatgtcaATATTGGTGATAAATAGAAAGAGGCGTGGTTttattataagtctgaaatcgccaacccgcattgtgttaacgtggcgattaatgctcaaaccttctccgtgtgagaaaaggcctttggtcagctgtggccacttatttttattttatttgggaaacaAACAGATATTGTATAACAACTAATTACAATCACATATGGGATGTCAAAAATCCTCATTCACACACTCAAAACCAACATATATGAGACATAACAGCCGACCTTTTGGTCGAGTCGGTTCCCAGGCGGGGCAGCAAGTATACATGATATTTTCTGCAAGAGAAACACGACGTTAGATCGGAATCCTGCCGTCAGGCAATAAGCTATTAGCTCCGATTCCAATATCTAAGTTTAAGCTAGAAGCTAGCGTATTTGACCAACGAAAAATTTGAGAATGGTGTTGATTTCGtcggaatattttgtttagaagaCTTATTATGGTTGATCTTAtcgttaataattttatattacagaatCTAATCGTATTTTTGGGCTTAGTTATGTACAAATTATTGTCAAAACtgcagtatttttataataaataagtttaactatataatttccttttaaaccgacttctaatacagtaataatatactatttattattaagtagaaAGGTGGAATTTGCTGCCCGCCTCATGTGattaatacaagaaaaataaatgattagatATTAGCCTAGCTTAGCTTAGTATAGTGCACGTGACTACTTACTACGCTTAGTTGCGTGGACGCGTTTGCAATAGACTACGGAAATTAGCATCATAAGTTATTTCGTTATTTCATAGTATCATTTAATAacatcatattattttgtttgtaaaacagTTGAGATAGTTAAGAGGTTAGTAATGGCTTTGTTCCATCAAAAGaccacttgtaacttctctggtgttgcgctgattgcttaccatcagatcatctatctgctcatttgccccctattccataaaaaaacacgtaCTCTGCATTTACAGGACAATTTTATACAATAGGACTATATAATCTACATACAATTCTGATTATCCGACTGTTTGACGGTAAACAAAATTGTGATTACAAAACCAGCGTTCTGAAATAACTTATGATGCCAAATTATTGCAATGTATACAAGCTTAGAAGCTTGCGTGCAGAGCCTTGCATACAGCCAGTGAATTACCCACAAAACAGCGCCATTTTGTGGGTATGGGTAATAAAAGGAGTAACATACCCGGGGAAGGAGTGCCGTTGGTGACGCGCACTGGAGCCTCGAGGAACTCTGGTCGGTGAGGAGCTTCCTCCTGGCTTTGTTGCCCGTCGTATATCATTGGAGATTCTACTGGTGTCTTCAGGAATTTGCCGAAACCTGGAGAAAAATTACAGATCTTGGcgagtttttcttttaaatattaatctacATTAGTatcttctcctgtgtcgtgggtgcgtttacgaatatacaagttcacaaacacgtAACACTACTAATTGTTACGTGTTTGTGTTCGGAATAATAATTTGTCGATCACACACAGAATTATTCCGTGCGGGAGTCGAACTCCCTTCATGTTGCTGGGCAGTCTGTAGCTCAGCCAACGAATCAATAGCGCCAATAGCGCCAATAGCTGATCCATGAATACTCGTAGTAATACTAAATAGCAGCTGCGTCAtgtcttatattatttataataatatttatgacaataaTGTACCTTCAACGACTCTCAGTTCCCCATCGTCAAGACAGACGCGTCCGTTCACCACCACGTACTGGGGACTGCCCACCACGTGCTGACCCTGGAAGAGAGACAGAGATACTTTACATATCACATTTAAATGTGGCagagctatgcttcggtacgaatgggccggcttaactggagtgataccacggcctcacagaaaaccgacgtgattcAACGCTTGTGtggtgtttcgttttgtgagtgagattaccggaggctcaattaccccccttcccaatccccgattccccaataacgtCCATatcacgtatctttccatataaaaaacacaatttagatagctgagtccatttccaccagtgctaagctatgtgtaccaatgaatatgattggtggaagccaaatgcatacACAAgcgacgtagcatagcacatctttgctGAAAAAGCACCTTTACTCAGATTTTAGAACACCCACCATGGAAATGGTAAAAAATACCGTTACCactggcgacacatgacaagagATAGGCGAAAGAAGTCCCACATAGACGATCaacaaacaaatcaacggataacgtcataaaatcctacatcgcacattaCATGCGAATAAATGAACAACTGTTGGACAGAAAGCCCGAGAGTGTTCAGTGCTCAGATGGGTTGGTTCATTATTCTAATAACTACTCAACGAGAAGTAGTTGATACTAATCAATCAATATCAACAACACGTGACAATCCACTTCTGGATTTAAACCTCTTAAGAAAGAAGGCTTCTCTTGTTTCGTTCGATCTCTGTTTCAACACCCTCTAGGCGCCCATCCAGTGACCTCAGGGAAGCCGGTGACACAGTGGTCAGTGCTGCCTTACTTGCGCAGCGAGGCTCATGGGATACTCACATCTCCCTAGGGATGTCCGCAATAGGCGACGTATTGTCTGCTCCTGTTGAGCAGGTCGATTAAGAGGACCCTGTGCGGCCTTACAGGTGTAGAAGTGGCCACCGGGGTGCGTTTTAGTGAGGTAGTTAGTCCTACAGCTCCTTATGGGTCTTTTATTCCTGAGAAAAAAAGTTTACACCCTCGGTGAGAGTATAAAAAATGATTGTATTCACGATACTAGGTTTACTGACctcaagaaatattaaaatcgaCAGCCTGCTTATGGTTAGCAGCAGAGATAGTCCTCTCGAGCTTGGGGTCCCAGACGACGATGTCTGCGTCGCTGTTGACGGCGATGCGCCCCTTCTGCGGCCAGATGTTGAAGATCTTGGCTGCGTTCGAGCTAGTTACTGCTACGAAGCGGCATGGGTCCATGATTCCTGAGAAAAGAGGTTTAATGTTAGGTCTTATGATTCCGAGAATCTTAAGATTAATTATTGTGAACCAGAATGGCCTCACACAAACATAGGGTTTACGAAAGAGATaagaaaaatcaataaatgGCCCTTTAGGATTGAGCTAGATCCTTGAATTTGACTCCTCAAGCGGTCCTGGACGCCTTTTGGCTTTTAGTGTATAGGAACTTCaccggcgccgattgcttaccatcaagagaTCATTCCAATCATCGATTTAGTACATTCGAGTTTGCCTTTCAGAGGGCTGAACGCggtttcgtttcgatttcgttaaacgtaaaacaactCATACTCGTACTAAGTATTACAGTCTGCTTTGCATTTACTAgtatatatcataaaaaatactgcAAGAAAGTTTATTAAATGATATAACATTTTTGAAAGGAAAGTTTAATAccgtattgtgcacctctgcctaccccttcgtggataaaaggcgtgacgttgtgttggaaaggtttttaaatttttgtttttttgtgtttaaatttattaatctaTTTCGCTATATCTCACCAGTATTGACAGCCTTCTGCCAGAGGATGGCCATGCGGTCCTCGACGCCGTTGACCCCGTTGGGTATCTTGGCGAAGTTGTCCTTGCCCAGCTGTTTGTCCTTCTCGTGGAACGTGCAGTTGTCGCTGCCTATTAGCTGCAGGTGGTCACTGCGAGGAAAagggtttatttataaaatatgataaaaagcGTGCGTCTGCAGGATTTTGTGGAGGGTCGAGAGtgaattaacaattttatactACACACACATGATACATATCACGtataaacacaaaattacattgggaatcgaacccgcgacacgttgcactgCCATCGATTGCTGAGTCATTTCTCAACCGTGCAATTCGAAGTTTTGGCAGTTTGTTTTGGGTAATTACTACACTTTTGAAACACAACTACTTTTGAATAAAGTAacgatggacaattcaatttgctCGTTCTTGGAAGTTCGAAACTAATAATTGGAACGAGTACCTGCTCGTtcgactgacggacaattcaatttgacgtttcaaatcttcctaattaaggattaattgaaacaaCCCTTTGATTTTGATACAAATCacccaaaaacattttttgttaagCACTTATAAGCATTTGTTTCATATAATTTCATGTGGTAGAAGgtcctttaatattttaatgtctagACAAGTAAATGAAGTATTATATACTTACTCAGCCAAGGCCTCGCACATGGCCTGCGGCGTGCTGGGGTCGGGCCGCAGCGGCGGGGACAGTACGTGTGCCGCCGCGTGGCGGAAACAGGCGTTGCCGTAGTGGGAACCTAGGACATTGAAGATAgaagaaacaatgtaaccaagaattgtattgtaaatctgattaaaaaagagtaacctatggagtttcttgctccttcttctccataggaatctgcAGTTGGtaaaacgagcaaatagcttcactagctaggactgaccgacagacagacgttattaatattattatatttgctttgacgttcaaaagtgccttcctggtctatttgaaataaatgattttgacttttgagctgttattaatgtaataaaaatgtcgtCGCCGTCAGCAAGTCGTCTGTTTATCATGAAGTGGGAACCTGTGACATTCAATATATGTGTTATTAGTGTAATAAAAATGGATAGTAAGTCGTCTGTTTTTCATGAAGCTATAAGAACCGGTGAATAATGATTCTTCTTTGCTTCCTTAAAGTTGTTAAAcacaaatacattaatttatgaaGCTATAATAATCACGTTGATTACAAGTCtatgcatttttaataaatagtatggTCTGGAACTATTTTTCTAACAACTGTTCTTTGATAGGAAACTGTTTCTTGCTCTACATAGTATAATTCTCGCACTTGTGGAAACTATGTAATTGTATGCCTATTTAAAACTCAACGGATTTCTGATGCAACTATCTGTATCCAATAGGATTGTAAGTTTtccgaagaaaataaaataaaaaataaataaaaataataaataaacaaaatttcgtTGATACCCATTAAAATTCACTCGGGGCGTCGCTAAGGGTCCAGTAATAGAATGGACCTATTTTCATGTACACTCAACGAGTTCACTAGGGTAACATATGAGGTTGTGGTACATAATGAGtcaatataatttgtaaatattatttaagtattaggATGCCTACAATGTTGAccagtttattttatgttcatagCAGACTATTTGAcgttttggtttattttaccGGCGCTGTCGCTTGAAAGATGTTATACTGCATTTATCGTATTAGGTGTGCCTGTAATGATAGATGTAAAgttaggataaataaataaatataatattaagttaaatgaGTGGTACCATCGGTTCCGACGGTGGCGGCGAGAGTCTCCCCGATGAGCGCGTGTCGCTGGCGGGAGCGGGCCAGCTGCAGCGCGCGCACCGCGCTCTTTGACATCATGTGCACGATGTACAGCGGGGCTCCCGCCTGGACATACCAAGGAATTATCACAACGATTTAGACAtacattgtaatataaaataaagataccTTAAAATCAGTCTGGTACCAAAGAGCTACTGAATTCTGGTATAAAACCAACTCAttgatgaatataaaaaaagtatttttaaattaaattgctaTAATTTAGTAATGATGAGTATGtaactattatataaaaagtcaacggaaattattataaagtcagttaaaaacGGGCAACGAATCATCATCTAGAAGTCTGTGAGTGctataaagttaaattttaagtgtggtaCAGCcttgcttcagcacgaataggccggcttgaacggagttataccacggcttcacagaaaaccgtcgtgaaacaacgcttttgttgtgtttcgttgtgtgtgtgaggttaccggaagcccaatggATAATTGAGCTTACTAATCTtttcaatccctgattccccaacaactcttaaattcctacccccaaaaggccgacaacgcatttgttacgcctctggtgtttcggatgtccatgaacggcggcgattgctaccatcaggtgatccgtcaaagaaaaaaaccataaaagaaaagaaatatctacattttattaagTCCATATTTGAAGATTAAACCACATGAGATGCACGCTCAATCTCTAAAAGGTAACTCATTTCTCACTTCTCTGGTATTGCCGTTGCATATGGACGGCACCAATTACTTACCATGAGgcaatccgtctgctcgtttgtggTCACAAAATCACATACCTGGTTAGCAATAACACAGGCCCGGTTGACAGCCTCGGCCTCCACCTCCTCATCCCTGGACAGCTGGTGGCCCTCAGGTCCTGTCACTCCCTTAGCCAACAACTTCTCCGTGTTGCGAGCTATTATGTGACCGTTCTCTGCGTGCACCTGAAATTATAAAGgggaatattattgttttattgtcacTTAGCTATAATCCTTAAGTTGATTGTCAATAAAGGTGTCTTACTATCAATAATAGTATCTAACCATTAAATATCATGGATTTCCCGCAGCATTACAGTATCacactaatacatattattaatgtgaaaatttgtttgtttggatattttttcCGTCAATAAcggtgaaactactgaacggatttgataaaaaattatatacagactgtaatttaatttaagaaaattggTATATGTGATAatttgggtgataagatactttttatcctaagGGAACCCGAGCGAAGCCGTTGGAAGAAGCTGGTATTAAATAACTTCGCTGACTATACCTATTATgatgtgattttatttaaaaacaaaaaaaaagtgctCTCCGACCATATACAAAAATACCGATACATCTGATgctgtaaaaacaaatattaatggATTGCTATTCCTGCTGTCACGAAAGGACCTCTGCCTAACTTCTGTTACCATAACAGCCGTAAAATTACCTCACAAAGCAATGACATCACAATCCCCATTCAGTAGtacaccaaaataaaattatcttctcAACATGGGTAGCCAACCATTACGTTATGGAATCGAACCTATTGTCTTATAGATTAGTATGCGGGACTCGTATACTGGGCTGTTTTGTTAAATGCAATCTTAATGTATAAGGTATATACAATTAGTCATCGTGTCTGTAtttatcacatcaacagtctataagtggtcactgctgaccaaaggcctcttcccgcacggagaaggtttgagcattaatcgccatgcttgctcaatgcgggttggcaatttcaaacttataattagaaattataacgtGGCCGTTCCAACCTTCACCGGTtgacagtggtgtctaaataatgttagaaagtatgtataagaaaaatagggaatcgaatccgctacacgttgcgcggtagccaccgaaccaaccgtgcagtcaaattggtATTCTACAGCACAAGAAAGAAAATCTTGATTTATATGTCTActaaaataatcacattaatttatttgcaaagTCACAATTTTTACCCCTGAAGGGGCAGGCAGTGTTGCACACTAAGGCACGTAAtggcgctatacaatgtacacccacttttcagactgcatgctactactgagaaatattaaaaaaaaaaccgaaaaacaaacccagtaatactttgcccaacccgggagtCGACcgacacttgcgaccactcgaccaacgaggtagtcaatcacattaatacaattttcaatttaccTGAGGCAAAGCCTTCAGTTCAGCACAGGTCTCCATAGCGCAGTACAGATCATAGTCATCCAGCATCCACGCATCCTTGTATGCCATGAACATCTTGAAGGAGTTCACGCCGTACTGCTCCGACACCAGCTGTTGCATCTCCTTCTTCACCGCTGGAGACCACCACGTCACACCCACGTGAAGACCGTAGTCACAGCATACCTTGAAAAcgattataaatgatatttcatGTTgcacataggcgtagccaggttttagtttctTATAGGGTtttcaagaaagtcgacccatgaaatgtgtgactcagtaaaaaaaacaccaaactTCCTTcatacgttgaacgaaaacgaaacaagagcatgtaataaacagattatGATAGGCTAGTgcatagagacctttgccaaacaggggatatACTATGCTacctagaaaaataacgctctgtaatgtctaggtaggCCTACTCTTTTCAACGG from the Spodoptera frugiperda isolate SF20-4 chromosome 16, AGI-APGP_CSIRO_Sfru_2.0, whole genome shotgun sequence genome contains:
- the LOC126911597 gene encoding dihydropyrimidinase isoform X2 — protein: MSQAPVKKVPIHLQSSQNRLLIKNGRVVNDDGIEDLDVYIEDGIIKQVGRNLIIPGGTRTIDATGKLVMPGGIDPHTHFELEMMGAKCADDFYKGTRAAVAGGTTCVIDFVLPQKGQSLLEAYNNWREKADGKVCCDYGLHVGVTWWSPAVKKEMQQLVSEQYGVNSFKMFMAYKDAWMLDDYDLYCAMETCAELKALPQVHAENGHIIARNTEKLLAKGVTGPEGHQLSRDEEVEAEAVNRACVIANQAGAPLYIVHMMSKSAVRALQLARSRQRHALIGETLAATVGTDGSHYGNACFRHAAAHVLSPPLRPDPSTPQAMCEALADDHLQLIGSDNCTFHEKDKQLGKDNFAKIPNGVNGVEDRMAILWQKAVNTGIMDPCRFVAVTSSNAAKIFNIWPQKGRIAVNSDADIVVWDPKLERTISAANHKQAVDFNIS
- the LOC126911597 gene encoding dihydropyrimidinase isoform X3, whose protein sequence is MSSQNRLLIKNGRVVNDDGIEDLDVYIEDGIIKQVGRNLIIPGGTRTIDATGKLVMPGGIDPHTHFELEMMGAKCADDFYKGTRAAVAGGTTCVIDFVLPQKGQSLLEAYNNWREKADGKVCCDYGLHVGVTWWSPAVKKEMQQLVSEQYGVNSFKMFMAYKDAWMLDDYDLYCAMETCAELKALPQVHAENGHIIARNTEKLLAKGVTGPEGHQLSRDEEVEAEAVNRACVIANQAGAPLYIVHMMSKSAVRALQLARSRQRHALIGETLAATVGTDGSHYGNACFRHAAAHVLSPPLRPDPSTPQAMCEALADDHLQLIGSDNCTFHEKDKQLGKDNFAKIPNGVNGVEDRMAILWQKAVNTGIMDPCRFVAVTSSNAAKIFNIWPQKGRIAVNSDADIVVWDPKLERTISAANHKQAVDFNIS
- the LOC126911597 gene encoding dihydropyrimidinase isoform X1; the encoded protein is MTVDVTPTSVSGINIKSSQNRLLIKNGRVVNDDGIEDLDVYIEDGIIKQVGRNLIIPGGTRTIDATGKLVMPGGIDPHTHFELEMMGAKCADDFYKGTRAAVAGGTTCVIDFVLPQKGQSLLEAYNNWREKADGKVCCDYGLHVGVTWWSPAVKKEMQQLVSEQYGVNSFKMFMAYKDAWMLDDYDLYCAMETCAELKALPQVHAENGHIIARNTEKLLAKGVTGPEGHQLSRDEEVEAEAVNRACVIANQAGAPLYIVHMMSKSAVRALQLARSRQRHALIGETLAATVGTDGSHYGNACFRHAAAHVLSPPLRPDPSTPQAMCEALADDHLQLIGSDNCTFHEKDKQLGKDNFAKIPNGVNGVEDRMAILWQKAVNTGIMDPCRFVAVTSSNAAKIFNIWPQKGRIAVNSDADIVVWDPKLERTISAANHKQAVDFNIS